The Candidatus Poribacteria bacterium sequence TGGAGAGCGGATTTCGGAACGGGATGTTAGTGCACAGCCCTACGTCCCTTAACCGCAAGGCATAATTAAAAAGCCCGAACGGCATCTGTCAAACTGAAGTGGAGTTTTGCGACCTGCCCCAGGGCCTCATTCCCATGCGATGCAACAAATTCTCTACCGGCGTCCACGACTTGATACGAACCTCTCGGCAAACGGATCTCATATTTTTCGGACAGGGTGTCCATTGCGTTCAAAAAAGCATCGCGGGCGATGATAGAGGCGGCAGCAACGGCGATATCACGTTCCGCTTTTGGAATCTGTATGATTTTCATCCCTAAGGAGACGCCGCGGAAAATAACAGTTTGTAGTGGATCTGAAGTCCCATGCTGCGAAGGCTGTTTCTCCTTCATTCGTTGGTATAGCTGCTGGGTGATGAGGTCGTCTTTAGAAAATCTATCAACGAGTACGTGCTGTGCGTCTACTCGGGTTGCTAAGGTATGCATGGCTTCTGCATGGAGCGATGCGAGCAGGTGATTTAGGTTTTGTCCGCGCCTACGGAAGTCGTTATAAAGGGAATTGTACTCGGTGGGCATTCTTTTGACGACAACGATGTGCCGTTCATAGTGATGGTGCATCGATTCAGCAAGGTTCCTGATACGACGATTGGACAGCGTTTTCCCATCAGCAATGCCCAAATCAGAAAAGCTTTCTCGACATTCTGCGTCCACATAGACGGCTGCGACGACGAGTGGACCGAAATAATCACCCTTTCCTGCTTCATCTGTGCCGATCCATGCGTCCCAATTGTGTATTTCCTTCATTTTTACGGGATATCGGTTTTCAGTTTTCGGTTATCGGTCAAGAAGATTTCGCGGCTGCCACAAACATCTCTTTACCGAGGGCTGATACTTGATTAATCTGAATTTCGCAGTGCGGCGAACTCGGTAACCTGTTTACCGACTGCTTTGACGCGTGCAGTCAATTCTGGATCGTGTAAATTACCGTCTGCATCAAACGCCTCAGATGAGTTTGGAATTGATACGTCGTTTGGGACAACCCATGCGTGCAGGGCAGTGCCTACCGTCCGCAGCA is a genomic window containing:
- a CDS encoding ribonuclease HIII; protein product: MKEIHNWDAWIGTDEAGKGDYFGPLVVAAVYVDAECRESFSDLGIADGKTLSNRRIRNLAESMHHHYERHIVVVKRMPTEYNSLYNDFRRRGQNLNHLLASLHAEAMHTLATRVDAQHVLVDRFSKDDLITQQLYQRMKEKQPSQHGTSDPLQTVIFRGVSLGMKIIQIPKAERDIAVAAASIIARDAFLNAMDTLSEKYEIRLPRGSYQVVDAGREFVASHGNEALGQVAKLHFSLTDAVRAF